A stretch of DNA from Trichomycterus rosablanca isolate fTriRos1 chromosome 1, fTriRos1.hap1, whole genome shotgun sequence:
CCGAGTTCAGATCTGTGTTGTGTTGTGAATAGACTGTCGTTTCTTCTTTAAACGAAGCTAAgtatattttacaattattAGACTTTTGACTTGCGTAAGATATAATTTGATGAACTTTATATACTGagatatgtatatgtatttttatttgactaacttcatttttatttgttatttttcacTGGTTTAACGCTGGTTTTGCCTTTTTTGTTTAAAGAAAGTATCTTGCTGTAGGATGAAGTCAGTAACTTGGGACATCAGACATTATGGGAGAAATAAGATTTTGCATCACATACACTTTAAAGATTATTGGTCTGAAATCACTGGTCGCCATGTGTGCAACTAACACAATCAGTGTATAACACCAACATGTTCGTAAGatgtattttattcattattatccCATGTATTAGATTAATTGAAACAAAAATCCAGCTAAAATAAGACACTTTTCTAAAGTGAAATGGGCATTCATGAGTTACTACTCGATAGTGTACCACCCTGTCATATTAAAATTAACCTagtatataaataatgtatgtTCCTAGTATTAAATTAACTGCATCGTGGTGAGTTACAGCCTCCCACTCAGCTACATTAATGATTTAAAGAATGAATGAACTTTTAAATGCGTTAAAccgtaaaaacaaaaatatcaaaTACAGTTGTTCTTCCATGAAGCTGATTTTTTTTGGTGCTACATTTTACCTGAACATAAGGGGCGGCACGgaagctcagtgggtagcactgttgcctcacagcaagaaggtcctgggttcgatccccaggtggggcggtccgggtcctttctgtgtgcatgttctccctgtgtctgtgtgggtttcctcccacagtccaaagacatgcaagtaaggtgaattggagatacaaaattgcccaggcctgtgtttgatataaccttgtgaactgaagaatcttgtgtaacgagtaccgttcctgtcgtgaatgatttggcacagttttaacacCAATGTCCCCCCTGAAGCAATCCCTTTTTATTTATCCTGGCTTGGGAACCTAACCTGAGAGTGCACCTACCTATGGCTAGgctgtggatttttttttataaagggaGACTTAAATCAAGCTCTAAATGTAGATCTGGCTTTATCATATGTTTAAATGCATTTCCACTCAATACCTTTTACTGCCCACAGTCGAAACGTCTAGAAATCATACCGTAATAAGTAATTGTACGgtatatttatattgttctaaCATGTTTACTGGACTGTTACTTTTTCAGATAAAAAATGGATTTTTGGTTTTActgaaatgacattttaaatatatctaCGATTTCTTTTAAACTCTTAAAAAACTATTCTTTTAAATCTTAAACACGTTGGTAATCTTAGCACTTGTAAAATACACTTTAACTGGTGCTTCACACCCTAAACTGTATAATGTCTACCAGGTGGCTAGATGTGACTTTTTACACAGTAATACAAGATTTATTAAAAAAGGCATTTGGAAAAGCAGTGCATTGTCACATTAAATCAAGGTAATGTATACTAATTATTCATGTAACTTTTATAAACACCACAAAACCACATTTACACCCTAACTTTTATTGGAACGTTTTcttaaaattgttttaaaaatatacttAGATATAAAGATGATAACTAAATGTTTCTGAAGAAGGGGTAAATTGTATTACACTTAAAGGAAGAAAATGGACTGTTTTGGACAACACAATCATGCTTGAAAAACAGACAATGTAGGGACAAACAAAAATGTAGCAGCAAATAGGAATCTGAAAATTCTTTGAAACCCTCTCACAGTCATACTGGTTTGGAAACAGCCTtctttaaacagtatttttgtttgtttgtttgttttaattgctGAAAGAGCAAACTGACAGAGCAATTCAGAGCTGGGAATGACGTGTTGCAAAATACTAATCATCCTTTGCAAAGAAATTACTTAACAATTGAATGACATGTTCAAATGAAACCGGCTAGTGTATATGTCCAACAAAATATGTGGGGCTTTTGGCTCCTTTGGTCATTGTTTAAAATATAAGCATCCGGTAGAGAAGAAGCCGTATtaacagtggtaaaatactGCTTGCTCAGATATGGAATTGGGTGTGAATGAAGAACCTAAAACTCTCGACAACTTCAGTCCACAGAACATAAAACATAAGCAAGGCATATttagaaacaaataaaaaactaagtcTGAGACAATGTGAGAATGAAGATCAGGAACAGCTGTACAGACAACTTCCACGCTTTACTCTCCCTTGGTAACTAGATCCTCAATGTAGGCATCCAGTTCATCATCACTGCTAATTTCAATATCCTGAAAGAAACACACGTCCCAAGTTATATGaatgttaaacacattaaaatatttaaaattctaACTTCATATAGTGTAAGTATTCTTCTGTGACCCACCTAACACAATTAGTGGTTGAACACAATAATACAAGGGGTAACCAGGGTAGACAATGCTTTTTGTCATTAATGTCAAATATACCCTTCATGAATTAGATCTTATGATTACAACAGTTAACTGCAAAAGTATATATTCAGGAATATGGGCAAATAAAAACTGAGGATTTGAGAACAGTGTGAGTGCACTTTATTTGAGATTCATTACTTGTGTTCAGGTCAAACGTATACTATCACCATCACTGTATCATCAACAATATAAAGTTGTATCAAACCAGAGgactttaaaatgtattatttgtattttatttttaaaaaatcaattgCATGTGGAGGAAATGCTTTAGGTCAAACTGTTGCAAAtgtactgtatggccaaaagtatgcaaaCACTTAATgaagagcttgttggacatcccatttcaaaatgcTGGACATATAAGTGAATTTATTACTGCTTTGTAGCTATAAGAGCCCTTTCTCTTTAGAGAAGGCTTTCCTTCTTcaaagactttggagtgtgcctTTGAAAAATTTGGGCCCATTCTGTCAGGAGCATTTGTAAAGTCAAGTGGGTATGTTGAACTGAAACGGCTGACAATGTTATGTAATGAAAATGATAATGCAGTTACTGAATATATCATTAACTCTATTAGGGAAAAACTAGTAATAATAGTGCAAAAGTTTGCACACTGATATAGTAAGACACCAGGAAAAGTATGGTGTAATTTTAGTGTAAGAGTGTGAGAtgatttaaagaaaataatagaaaaacagAAGTATATTCTATTagaatggaataaaaaaaaatgccagAATAGAATGAAAAATTGATATGATAGAATTATCACATCAATCTACTGTATGAAGGATACATATGTCAAGTGTTGTAAACTGGTTggtgttattttaaaaagtgaGCCTTCCGTTTTTCTAAAACCTTTAAAGccatctaattatttatttatgtatttttctaatattggtgtgagtgtgtgtgattgtatatgtgtaatgtttttattggaTGCTAAAACtgcatgagtgagtgtgtaatgaTACAGACCTCCTGAACTTTCTGCAGCAGTGCGACAATGTTTGTTCGGAGTTTGCGAAGTTTCTCCTCCGACTCTTTGAGTTTGGCCTCTGCTCCACTGCTCTTTTCCTCCACGGCCCGAGCGCGAGAATCAGCACGACTCTGGTACGAGTTACAAAGCTTCTGCAGCCCTGCCTCGTATTGTTGAAAATACTCTTTCTGTAGCACACAGGCATAAGTGTTAATTACTGAtaattttatacaaacacagacacagccGTTTAGGACTAAGATGTGGACTTGACTTTTCTAAACCAAAATAATAAGTTTCCCTTCCATCCCCTTTAGGAAGAAATTCTAATTATTGCAGTTGTTCTGTACAGCACTCAGTAGTGTTCTCCATGAGTGAAAACTACTTACAATGGGGAAGGCCACAAGGTCCTCAGCACTCATAGTGTTGACAGAATCTTTTGGGATTCGGAAATCCGGTGGGAAAAAGTACCTCAACAACGTCCTATAATAAACAAAGCATTTAATGTAAAATCATCTGAAGTGAGAACAGGTGAAGAATTACACTGTTATTTACACTCCgtttcacacatatacaccactcaCCTCATCATAGTGACAAGACCTTCTGTCGTTTCTCTGCTCGGGCCACTCTGGGTTGTATCAGGTTCTGCTGCCGTCGGCGGGGTTACAGAACGTGCTGGGCCCTGATTTGTGTCTGGACTATGTGACTCTGGTGAAGCAGGACGCATGAGACGAACATCATCACTGCCCTTAAACACCCTTATAAAGaaagtaaacaaaacaaacacataaaACATACCACtataacacaaaaaagaaaaggcaGTCTTTCCAATATATTTCACACATACAGGgacagtgtagcctagtggttaaggtactagactagtaatcagaatgtctgTGGTCAGACCAATATCTTTCATACTGAATGTGTACAACAGTAGGGTCAATGACTAAaatctgtatttaaaaatgttatgaatATTTAGAAATTGTAATGGCCTTCAAAATGAACACGAGAGACATGTCCAATTTCCCCCTCACCAATCAAGTCACTTTCTTCCACTCTTTCTTTTGGCTGTTCTCATAATTAGGGGTAGCCACAGCGGCTCATTCTCATTTGGGACAGTTTTTTAAACCAGATGCCCTTCTTGGTGCAAACCCTCTTctgtttatctgggcttgggaccagcactgaatGTGCAATGACAAGTGAACCTCCCAAAGGCCCTAGCCAAGCCTTAAGACATTAGcaaataatgtctgtgtagatgcacgaccagccgatagcacagctgacatATGAAGCCAGAATCTCAGcattagtgggctagcatattttaccgctgcaccacccttGAGCCCCAATCTAACCTTTATGTGTTCACTTGAATAAAATGTTGTACATTGACACATGCAAGTATtacgtttattttttttatagtacagggtgggccatttatatggatgcacctaaataaaatgggaatggttggtgatattaacttcctgtttgtggcacattagtatatgggaggggaaaaacttttcaagatgggtggtgaccatggcggccattttgaagtcggccattttggatccaactttagttttttcaatgggaagagggtcatgtgacacatcaaacttattgagaattttacaagaaaaacaatggtgtgcttggttttaacgtaactttattctttcatgagttatttacaagcttctctttgtttacagccattgacatgtcgcagaggttaacacgtgaggagcggatagaaattgtgttgatgtctgatattagctactcacaaatggcacccttacaaactccagctgctgcagcatctcaacgaggatgacccagatcggcgcactgaatttgcaaaatgggcaaaacaaaaattggaacaggaccctcagtttacacagaacattttgttcagtgatgaggcaaacttttatgtgaatggtgaagttaacaaacaaaaccaccgctattggtctgacactaacccatattggatagatccctccaagactgttggaacacaaaaattgatggtatggtgtggtatatggggtacaaagttagtggggccattcttcatcaatggaaacctcaaggccactggatatttgaaattgctacatgatgatgtgtttccctctttatgcactgaagctggcacgttccctgagtttttccagcaagatggtgcaccaccacattatgggtgtcaggtccgagcattcctagatgaacagtttcctggaaagtggattggtcgtcgtgggccagttgaatggcccccaaggtctcccgatctgacccccttagacttttatctttggggtcatctgaaggcaattgtctatgctgtgaagatacgagatgtgcagcacctgaaactacggatactggaagcctgtgctagcatttcttctgcggtgttgctatcagtgtgtgaagagtgggagaagagggttgcattgacaatccaacacaatgggcagcactttcaacacattttataagtggtcagaaacttgtaaataactcatgaaagaataaagttacgttaaaaccaagcacaccattgtttttcttgtgaaattctcaataagtttgatgtgtcacatgaccctcttcccattgaaaaaactaaagttggatccaaactggccgacttcaaaatggccgccatggtcaccacccatcttgaaaagttttccccctcccttatactaatgtgccacaaacaggaagttaatatcaccaaccattcccattttatttaggtgtatccatataaatggcccaccctgtatattttAATTGACTTGGAGAAAAAATGGTCATGATCATGTAGATTCATACCAGCGGTCTCGTGGAGTGTTCGTGGGGACATAATCAAATTTGACTTTCCAGCGCACACTGTCCTTTCCAGTCTCTACTGCAGTCACCCGACCAGTGAACCATTCTCCATTTACCTTAGCCTCAACCAGCAAACCTTTATCTGAAAAATACATAcaagcaaacacacaaaaacatatgATTACATGTCCACCAATGCCATGCTACTGTCTTTTCACATAAGGAAAGCTATGTGCATACCTTTATGGGCATTTTTCACTCCATCATCCTCTGAGCTATTGCTTACTCCCTAATGAAAAAAGCTCATGATTAGGTGTATAAGTACTGTATTTGTTTACTGTAAGGCAACATTGGTTTACATTGTTTATAGAATATAACACAAGCAGAAAGCACTGGTAGAATAAAAGTACCTCTGTGCTGTTAACTTCTTTGGTTGTTGGGACCTTCTTTTGCACTTGTACTTTTCCATGATCCTGAGCAGTTGCTGCCAGTTTAGATTTCTTGGGTTGTGGCTCTTCCTCCTCTTCGCTctcaccctcttcttcctcctcctctttttGGTCCTCTTCTTCCTCACTTTCTTCCTCTTCATCGTCTTGCGCTTTACCCTTTTTGGCACTTCCTCTTTTGCTAGCTGAAGCTTGTCTGCTAGATTGCTTTGTGGAGGACGGCTGGAACCAATTACAGATCAAACCATAATCAAAAGTCTAAGAATTAAACTGTCCATGACCAAACAAAAAAAGTTGTTGAGTCAAAAACAGCCCAATGCTGCTGATCATTTAGGTCCTGCAATTACAGGTAAGAACTATACAACTGTttcttggaagtcttggtctaatttagggcaatttagggctggaCAATATGATTACATCCTGTCCAAATTGTTTAGGCGATAAAGGATTAAAGCTATACCGTCCACCCCCCTTTGTACAtcctttaaaaataatcaaacagggGCACACTATCACTGATGTAAAGCACCTCTGTGATTGGTTCCAATGCACAACAGTGTCCCCTTGTAGATAACCTTTAGTCTGCTTAACATAAGTAAACATGAAGTGctcaattaaattaaaaacaatatctATGCGTATTTCAAATGAAAATCCAAATGTTGTGTACTCACTGTTGAACTGCGGGATTGAGACGCACTTCTGCGAGCCAGATTTTTTGATGGAGGTGTGGCTGCAGCTTTAGGGGCAACTTTTACTGATTTGGCTGGTGTGGTAGGTGTCGATTTGCCTTTGGCTAAAGTGGAAGCAGCTGCAGTGGTTCTAGTCAGACGTGTAGGGGTTGAAGACTTAGGGGACTGGGTTTTAGTCGGCTGACTAGCAGCGTTTTTGACTACAGCAGGAAGCGGAGGTGAACGTGGACGGGCAGCTGCACGCTGTGATGACCGAGTGGCAGCCTGGAAAGATAAACAAATTAGATTGTTTTCTCTTGTAGTATTACATACTTACTGTCTCGctccacacaacacacacagagtttacACACAGTAAAGCATAAGCAGTACCTGTGCTGTCCGCACTTCTGTAGGTTTTGTGCTAACCTCTAAAGGAAGCTGTTTTATATCTGCCGCTGACTTTACAGTTGTGGTTTTCTGTAATGATATGGGTTACATTAATGCTCCTACATAATACATAAGGTAAAGCAAAAATAGGCAGGAATGGACGACACTGTACCTGTAGGGCCTCTAATTTCTCCTGTTGCTGACGAATTTTCTCAGAAAGCTCTTTCTGTTTGTCCTGTGAGGTTTTGGTGTCTTTTTTCAAAACACCAATTGGTAAATTCTGCTTCTGCTCAGGAGCATCACACCTAAAAGAACAGAAACCAGTAGCAGACAAAGagataaaaataacaattcaaaaatgaacaaaaaagttCAATATCAGTATCAAATATCAAAATATCAaattcgtatctgatatttttttttacctatccTGTGTTCCATCAGGATTCATGAGACAAACCCAGCTATCTGGATAGCGCTTATCCACAGCATCCATCTGAAATGGCAGTGTTCGCCACTTCAGACATTTATctgggagaaaaagaaaaagagaaaattgaaAGAAGTGATAGTAAGGCACTGCCGCCATACAGTCAAGCTTTTACAAGTATAATGTTAAGATTTTGAACAGCAATGTGCCCCTACCACATTGTATCGTGACTGGAATCTCCATGGCTCTGCGTCGACGGAACCTCAGATCATTTGAAGGTGAAGCATTCCAGTTTGCCGACAAGTAACCAAACTCATCCCAGAACTTGGCTATGCCTTTCTGggctgtttaataaataaaagtatacaACTGATCAATTGTCTTTGAACAAAAAAAGACTGTGACacaatatagaaaaaaaaccaTATTGCAATTGTATTACTTCATACAGCGAAAGAGATAtaccaagtacaatatttttaacTGGTCAGCCAATGTAGGGTCACAGTTTAAAAACTAACTTGGTTTATCAAATAGCTTATTTGATTATGGCATATTTCTGTATATCAGCACTGCATAGACTGACAATCCAAATTTTACCAAATGTGCACACACTCACCTACACCAATGTCCTTCCAGTACTGAGCAAGATATTCTCCCATGGCTCTGAGTAAGTGCCTGTAC
This window harbors:
- the morc2 gene encoding ATPase MORC2; this translates as MAYSSYSSLNRAQLTFEYLHTNSTTHEFLFGALAELVDNSRDANATRIDIYTEKRQDLRGGFMLCFLDDGFGMDPSEATHVIQFGKSSKRFPESTHIGQYGNGLKSGSMRIGKDFILFTKKEDQLTCLFLSRTFHEEEGLDEVIVPLPSWDLKTQQPITQDPEKYAIETELIFKYSPFKNEEQLFQQFKKIEGPSGTLVIVYNLKLMDNREPELDVQTDHQDILMAGTSVEGVKPERRSFRAYAAVLYIDPRMRIFIQGHKVRTKRLSCCLYNPRMYKYTSTRFKTRAEQEVKKADHLAKLAEEKAREAESKARALELKLGSDLSKEARVALRKAQDSAAALRAEASRKQSIYASKQKALKEPKELNFIFGVNIERRDQDGMFIYNCSRLIKMYEKTGPQLEGGMACGGVVGVVDVPYLVLEPTHNKQDFADAKEYRHLLRAMGEYLAQYWKDIGVAQKGIAKFWDEFGYLSANWNASPSNDLRFRRRRAMEIPVTIQCDKCLKWRTLPFQMDAVDKRYPDSWVCLMNPDGTQDRCDAPEQKQNLPIGVLKKDTKTSQDKQKELSEKIRQQQEKLEALQKTTTVKSAADIKQLPLEVSTKPTEVRTAQAATRSSQRAAARPRSPPLPAVVKNAASQPTKTQSPKSSTPTRLTRTTAAASTLAKGKSTPTTPAKSVKVAPKAAATPPSKNLARRSASQSRSSTPSSTKQSSRQASASKRGSAKKGKAQDDEEEESEEEEDQKEEEEEEGESEEEEEPQPKKSKLAATAQDHGKVQVQKKVPTTKEVNSTEGVSNSSEDDGVKNAHKDKGLLVEAKVNGEWFTGRVTAVETGKDSVRWKVKFDYVPTNTPRDRWVFKGSDDVRLMRPASPESHSPDTNQGPARSVTPPTAAEPDTTQSGPSRETTEGLVTMMRTLLRYFFPPDFRIPKDSVNTMSAEDLVAFPIKEYFQQYEAGLQKLCNSYQSRADSRARAVEEKSSGAEAKLKESEEKLRKLRTNIVALLQKVQEDIEISSDDELDAYIEDLVTKGE